The region CGGGCACGGTTGGCGAACGCGCCGAGAAGTTGGGCGATCCGCGCCGGCGCGTTGCACTCAAAGCGCAGATGCCGCGCGAGAGCCTGATCACGAACTACTTTGACGAGATCATCATTACCGAATGTCAGGACCCGGCGAACAAAAAGTTCGAGGGCATGACCCTTCGCCTTGCCGCCCAGGAGACCGGCAAAGAGGCGGTCGATGTGATGCTGGATATCGCGGTGTCGGAGAATCTCAAGACCGAATTTTTTGCGCCCGCGGTCAACTCCTCCGATCTGATGAAAGAATTGCTCGACTATCCGTATATAACCTTCGGGGTTTCCGACGGCGGCGCTCACACCAAGTTTCTCACCGCCGGACGCTACCCAACCGAAGGCCTGATCCGATTTGTTCGCGAGAAGAACTGGCTGAGCCTCGAGGACATTCACTGGCGGATGTCGGGACTACCCGCCTTCTGCGCCGGATTCAAGGATCGCGGCTTTCTGCGAGAAGGCGCTCCTGCAGATATCGTGGTCTACAATCTGGAGCAGCTAAAAGTGCTGCCGGTCGAGATCGCGCACGACCTGCCTGGCGACGAATGGCGTCGGGTGCAGCGCGCCGAGGGTTACAGCCACATCATTGTGAACGGACAGATCACCTGGGAAGGTGACCGCTTCACGGGCGCGACACCAGGGAAGGTTCTGCGCCACGGCGTTTCTGCATAGGGCAGGCCTGACTGCCTCTCTTTTGATTTTGCCTCTTGTTGGAGCGCGGGACATCCGTATGGCCACGGATGCCCCGCCTCTCTCTGGGTGAGACGATGGGCAACGGCAACCCGAAAAGTGGACGGGCGCTTGACGGCGTGCGAGTGCTCGACTTGACCTGGCTTCAGGTGGGGCCACAGGCGACCCGTCTGTTGGCGACTTTCGGTGCGCAGGTCATTCGCATTGAGTGGCGCGAGCGTAAGGCTATCGACTTTCTGCGGTACACTCCGCCGTATGCTCCCGACCACGCGCGCGCGGACGGGGGCCGCGTCCAGGGAGTAACCCGTGGCCGCGGCAGCCATGGAAATTACGATCGGGGCGCGTACTTCAACAACACCAACCCCGGCAAGTACGGAATTACGCTCAACCTGAATCATCCGAAAGGGCGAGACCTGCTCCGACGGATGGTGCGCGACGCGAATGCGATTTGCGAGAATTTCAGTCCCGGCCAGATGGACAAGTGGGACCTGGGCTACGAGGAATTGCGCAAGATCAATCCCGGCATCATCTATTTGCAGACTACCGGGCTGGGCAAGGCTGGCATTTACAAGGACTACGTGAGCTACGGACCGACCGCGCAGGCGTTTTCCGGCCTGACCTTCCTGTCCGGCCTTCCCGAACAAGACCACCCCGCCGGGTGGGGCTATTCGTACCTCGACCACTCGCCTGGCTACTTCGGCGCGATCCTGCTGATGGCCGCGATTCGCCGTCAGCGGCTAACCGGCGCCGGATGTTATCTGGACATGTCGCAGTGCGAGACAGGCCTGATGTTATCCGGCACCTCCCTCCTCGAGCATCAGGTCACCGGCAAGCCGACCGTGCGCTACGGAAACCGTATGCCGTTTCTGGCCTGGTCACCGCATGGCGCTTACCGATGCAGCGGAGAGGACAACTGGATCGCTATCTCGGTTCAATCTGATGAGCAGTGGCGAGCGCTCACCGATGAGATGGGCTCACCGCCGTGGGCACTGGAGACCCGCTTCGCAACGACGGCCGGTCGAAGGGAACACGAGAACGACCTGGACCATCAGCTCACGAGCTTCACCTCGGGCTGCGATCGCTACGATCTTATGAATCGGCTGCAAGCGCGAGGCATCCCGGCGGGCGTGGTGCAAAAGGCTTCCGACCGATTCGACCACGACCCACAGCTCAAGGCTCGCGCCTACTACCTCGACCTTCCACAAAGTGAAATCGGTACCTGGCCGGTCGAAGGCTTCCCGGCCAAGCTCTCTCGCTCTCCTGCAGAAGTCGGCGGACTGACCGGTCGTGCCGCTCCCAAGCTGGGCGAGGACAATGCTTTCGTATACGGCGAACTGGTTGGTCTGAGCGCTGCAGAAATGAGCGCGCTGGCGGAGGACGGTGTCATTTGAGCCGGGATTATAACCTGCGCGCTTCGCTCGGCGGGCTCAGGACGCTGGAAATCGGCGATCAATTGGGCGACTATGCCGCGCTACTCCTCTCCGGCCTCGGGGCCGAAGTCATCAAGATCGAACCCCGCGGTGGGACCGCGTCACGCCGGATTGGACCGTTTGCAGATGGCAACCCTGACCCGGAGCAGAGTCTTTTCTTCTGGCGATACAACCTAAACAAGCAGAGCGTGACGCTGGAGGTCGACCATCTCGACGCGCAGCCGGCACTTTGCGCCTTGGCGGCCAGGGCCGACCTGGTGTTGCTCTCGGGAGAATTCGAGGTGGTCGCTCGGCGGCTGCCGCTGTGGCGCAAGCTTGCACAGCATAATCCGCGACTGATTGTCTGCACCATTACACCATTTGGTCTGGATGGACCATGGCGCGCGCTAAAGGCCACGGATCTGGTCCAGATGGCGCTCGGCGGGATCATGGCCGTGTGCGGTTACGACCCGGACCGTGAGGGACTATACGACACTCCTCCGATTGCGCCTGCTATGTGGCATTCCTATCATCTGGGCGGCGAATACGCGGCGATTGCAATAATGGCCGCACTGAACTTCCGCGAGTTGAGCGGCGAGGGCCAATTCATCGACGTCTCGATTCACGAGGCGGTCAACACCTGCACTGAAGTCGCGATTCCGACCTACGTGTACACCGGAGAGATCGTGAAGCGGCAAACCGCGCGGCATGCGGCGACCGTGATTACGCACGCGCGACTGTCGGAGAGCGCCGACCACGTTCTCATGCTTGCCAACCTGAGCCCCTTCGAACGTGAACTGCGCGCGCTTGGCGATCTCGCCGATCAGGTCGGCATTCAGCACGTTCTCGGAACGCCGGAATTCAAACAACTGGAAAAAGACGATCGCGTAGCCGCGGCTATCTATCGCAATGATCTGCTGATGGAAGTAGTAGCGAGCCTACCCGCGGAGGAAATCTTTCATCGTGCGCAGGCCCAAGGTCTCGCCTGGTCACCGATTCGGCGCCCGGAGGACAACCTCGGGGATCCGCACTTTGCCGCGCGGACCAGCTTTGCGACCATCAACCACCCCGAACTGGGCCGCGATCTGCGTTACCCCGGGACAGTCGCCAGCGACGGGGAGGCCCCGCACTTTTGCTTCGACCGCCGTGCGCCACGCCTTGGTGAGCACACGGACGAGGTACTGAGTCGCGCCGGCCTGGGGGACGCGGAGATTGCGAAGCTCCGGGACAAGAACCTTATCTGAGTCGCCACGATCAGAAGCCTTCGCCGAGCCTCACGATCTGTCCGGTTTCGAGTTCATTTGATACCCGACCAAGACAAGCCGCGGCGGTGCCTGCGCGGATAGCGAGCACCGGTCCACTGATCGGTCGGCTCGTGCTCTGCATAAATCAAGGTGGGGGTCAGGGCGAACGAAGCCGCGGTCGAGGGTGACGACGCCGACAGCGACTGGAATGGGCGTGCTCTGCACGTTAGCAGTTGCTGCCTGAATGATTCGGCATCGTGAGGTCGGTTGCCTATCTCGTACGCAAGAGCGCGTTCAATAGCAGCGACGAGCTTCGGGTTCAGATCGGGACAATAGTTTCGCAGCGGTGGAAAACGAAAAGGAGCCTCGGTCGTGGGATCGCGACCGGAAAGTGCTTGATATATCGTCGCCGCGAGAGAATACAGGTCCGATCGAGGTTCAGGTCGTCCTGCGTATTGCTCCGGCGGCGCATAACCGTGAGTTCCGACCATGGTGACCCTGGTGTTGGCGACGAAATGCCGCGCAATACCAAAATCAATCAGCTTCAACCGCCCGTCCGTGGTGGTCATCAGGTTGGATGGTTTCAGATCGCGGTGAAGCAGCGGCGGCCTGCGAGCGTGTAGGTACCGCAGTGCTTCCAGAACCTCAAGGGCGACCTCGAGCACCCGGTCGGCTGGCAGCTTGCCGTCGCTTCTTGTGAGTTCATTCTCCAGGGTTGTGCCGTCGATAAACTCCATCACCAGATAGTGATGATTCGTCTCGCTAAAGCAGTCGAAGACTTGTGGGATATGCTGATTGCTCAGTTGCGCGAGAATGTCGGCCTCGCGTTGAAATGCGTCGACTGCCTTCCGCTGCGCCTCCTGGCTGGTAAAACCGTCTACCATCTCGGCTAGCGCACAAAAGCGCGCTCCGAGCCGGAGGTCTTCTGCAGCATAAGCGAGCTTCATTCCCCCGCCGCCGAGCATCCGGACAATGCGATACCGTCCGCCGACGATGGCATTTGGGGCGATCATCGAAAAAGGCTCTTCAGATCACTCCTGGCGAAACCGTCTGCTGCCATAATGCTCCGCGACGGCGCATGCTCTCAAGCGGCGACTGCGGCAAGACTGACGAAGAGTGCCGATCTCGACCCACTCAAGACAACCGCACCTTGAACCGCATGGGCGTAGTCGAACTCGCGCTGCTAAACCGCAAACCCCGGTTCAAATCGAAAAGGAGCTGAAGGAAACTGCTGACCGACTCTACCAAGAAAACTTCTGTCTGAGAGTTAAGCGGCTACCTTTCTGATCTCGACTTCAAACCCGAGATTTCGGAGGCGTTGCGTAAGCCGCGCCGCCGCCCGTTCGTGATCCAGGCGCAGAAGGTAAAGTGAACCGACTTCCCTATACGGGACAGGGTCGCGAACCACGTAATAGGCAGCGGTTAGAATCGAAGCCGCTACCGCGATGATCGCCTTCTTGGGTCCGCGCCGCGACTTGATCCTAAGAAACTGCGAGCGCAGATAGCCGTCTTGTTTGCGGCTGGCAGCCCAAGCCGATTGCACCAGCACGGTCTTGAGCCACGGCGCGCCGTCGCGCAGGGTCCGCGACTTCACCTTGCCCGCGCTTTGGTTCAGCCCCGGGCACAGGCCCGCCCACGATATCAGGTGCCCGACGGTCGGGAAGCGCGTCATGTCCACGCCGATCTCGGCCACAATCACGCTCGCCGCGGTCGTGCTCACTCCCGGGATGGTTACGAGTCGTTCGATGACCGCGCGAAAGGATTCGAGCGCAGCCTCGATCTGCGCCTCAAACTCGCCCACGGTCTTTTCCAGGTGCTCGACCATGTCCAGATGCTGCTTGAGAAGGAAGCGATGGTGGCGGGTCACACGCCCGTGCAGCGCCTCCGCCAGGGTCTCCCGCGATGCGGCAAGACGCTCGCCGGCCAGCGCCGCCAGCTGGTCCGGATTTTGCTCGCCCGCGATTATCGCCCGCAGCATGCGCCGCCCGCTGGTACCGAGCACGTCGGAGACTACCGAACCGAGCTTGATATTGGCGTCTTCAAGCACCTTTTGGATGCGCTGCTTGTGCTGTACCACCTCCCGCACCAGCTGTTTGCGCGTGCGGGTTAGGTCGCGCAGCTTCTGGATCGGCCCGGGCGGAACCAAGCTCGAGCGGATGAGCCCGTGGGCGAGCAGGTCAGCAATCCAGGTCGCGTCATTTACATCGCTCTTGCGTCCGGGGACGTTTTTAATATGCGCCGCATTGGCCCGCACCAGCTCGAACTCACCCTCCAGCACATGCCACACCGGCTTCCAGTACACTCCGGTGGCTTCCATAGCCACGTGCGTGCAGCCCGCTTCCCGCAACCAGTCCGCCAGCGCCAACAACCCTCGCGTGGTGGTCGGAAAGCCTCGCACCTCGCGCACTACTGGAGCTCCGGTCATCACCCGCCGGCATGCCACCACCGTGTCCTTGTGCACGTCCAGCCCCGCACATCGTTCATGCATCACATTCATTCCCGCACCTCCTTCGCACACGCCGTCGGCGTGAAGCCCGCGTCATCGAACTCTACCAACCGTGCTCCGGGACCTCTCGGTCCGTGGCAACAATCAAGGGTGCTCGCCAGGCTTCGGGTCAAACCACTCGTCGGGCTGCGAGCACCACTGAGTAAACCGACCTCGGTGCCGGCAGCGTGCTCTGCACGGCTTAGCACGTTTCATCGGTCAGGGTGCGCCCAGCGCATCAATCAACTACTCAGAGAACTTCCACGTGTCGTCCGCCTCGCCACTTATGCGCCAACGCGGCATTACGATTTTCGGGTCGTTGGTTTCCTCGAATAGCACCGTGCAGGGTAGTCCTATCGCGACCTCCGCTTCGGCATTAGTCAGGACTCCGGCCACCCGCGTGACGGTACCGTCGGCCTCCTTGCAATCGTCGAGTTCAATGATGGCAACCACGTAGGGGACCGAACTCACGAACGCCCCGACAATCGGCTGCACCACGACAACGTAGCTGTGGATCACTCCTTTGCCCGCGGTTTCGAACCATGAGATCTCCATAGCGGTACACTTGTCACACGCGGGAATGTTTGGTGGAAACCATTTGTGGCCACATCGCTTGCACTGCCGCACCAGGTACCTGTGTTGACGCGCGGCCTCCCACCATTCGCGGGTATCCGGATCGGGCAGGATACGAAGCTTCGAGTAGTCAATCGTTACCGCCATCGATGAAGTCCTCCTCCCCGGTCACGCAGCCATGCCACGCAGGACCAGACAGCTGCCCATGTTCTCCCATCCCCATGCCATTCCGCAGCAGATTTTCGCCTTTCTGAGCTGGCGGCAGCCTGCGCTGCGATCATAGCTGTGCTTCCCTTCGCGCCAATCGGGACACGCGTCGTCGGCGCGATGGCGCAGCTGGCGCACGTTCTCGATCACCATCTGCACGCCATGGGTGTAGCCCTCCGACAGGTGTCCGCCCGATAGATTGCTGGGCAATTCGTGATCGATCTGGAGTCGTCCACCCTTGACAAATTCGCCCGCTTCGCCGGCGCGGCAGAAGCCGTTCGCCTCGAGCTGGATCAGCGTGGTGAAGGTAAAAGCGTCGTAGCAGGAGATGAAGTCCACGTCGCGATGAGTGATGCCAGCCATGCCGAATGCCCGCTTCCAGCCGTAGTTCCCGGCGACGTAATGGAGGACCGGGCGCGAGTAGTTCCACTGCGGGCTCTCGGTCATGGTGCGCGCATAGCCGCCCATTATGAACACGGGTGGATGGCGCAGGTCGTAGGCGCGCTCGCGCGAGGTCACGATTATCGCGGCGGCGACATCGGTCTCCTGACAGCAATCGAGCAATCGAAACGGTTTGACCACCCATCGCGATCGTTGATGGTCATCGATTGTAATTGGCGAACGATGAATCGCCTTGGGGTTGAGGCTTGCGTGATAGCGATGCGCGACTGCGATTTCCGCGAATGCCTTGGTGGTACAGCCGGTATCCCGCAGATACCGCATCGCGGACATTCCAAAGCGCTGCGCGGGCGTGGTCCAGCCCCAGCCCATGTTGAACTGGTTGTCGCCCTCCGCATTCACAGCAGGAATCGGTCCCCCCGGAATCTGTCCACCCATCCGCCGCCCCGACCGTCCATTCATCGAGCGGAAGCACACGATCGTTTTTGCGTAGCCTGCCTCGATGAGTCCGATCGCGTGCGCGACCAGGGCCTCAGTGCTCGAGCCGCCTCCGAGAATGTCCAGGCAGTAGTTCAATCGCAGCCCAAGCGCGGTCGCCACGTGTCCCGAGGTCGTCGAATCAGCGGCCTGGTAGCTGGTCATGCCATCGATGTCCGATGGCTTGAGACCAGCATCGGCCATCGCGTTGCGAACTGCTTCGCAAGCCATCGAAAGCGTGGTGCGGTTCGAAGGCCGCAGGTGCGGTGTCTCACCCACTCCCACGATGCAGTACTTGTCCGTCAGTGCTCCCATCGATGCTCCCTTAAGCGGAATGATGTTTGCGAACTATTGTGGAGCGCGTAACATAGCTCTACTCGCGTCCGCAAACTTCACCTTGAAATCCTTGTCGAAATTCGACCCCCCGGTTACGGACGAACCGAGTTCCACAAATCGCAATGGTGCACGCTGGCGAAATCCGACTCGTACTGGATAGTCCCGGGGCTCAGCGAGAGGATGCGCGGCTCGTCCGCGTGAAAGCGCTCCCATTTCGGAGCGGCTCCCCCCGGCTCGCCCGTGCTGATGAAATCTATCCAATAACGCATCATCGACTCTGCCAGAGCACGCTGCGCGGGCGTTGCGATAGTTTTGGTCAGAACGCTTCCCAACACATATTGAATTTCCGAGCCGTGGTAGGCGCCGAACGGAAAGGGCGGACGCGGCACGAATACGTTGGGCGCATTCCGATCGTCGAATTCGTACTGGTAGACGGGAACCCAAGCAGACAGCAATTTGCCGGCCTTAAGAATTGGGCAGCTGAAGATCACGTCCCCAAAACCGGCAGCCGATGCCT is a window of Candidatus Binataceae bacterium DNA encoding:
- a CDS encoding serine/threonine-protein kinase, which gives rise to MIAPNAIVGGRYRIVRMLGGGGMKLAYAAEDLRLGARFCALAEMVDGFTSQEAQRKAVDAFQREADILAQLSNQHIPQVFDCFSETNHHYLVMEFIDGTTLENELTRSDGKLPADRVLEVALEVLEALRYLHARRPPLLHRDLKPSNLMTTTDGRLKLIDFGIARHFVANTRVTMVGTHGYAPPEQYAGRPEPRSDLYSLAATIYQALSGRDPTTEAPFRFPPLRNYCPDLNPKLVAAIERALAYEIGNRPHDAESFRQQLLTCRARPFQSLSASSPSTAASFALTPTLIYAEHEPTDQWTGARYPRRHRRGLSWSGIK
- a CDS encoding OB-fold domain-containing protein, encoding MAVTIDYSKLRILPDPDTREWWEAARQHRYLVRQCKRCGHKWFPPNIPACDKCTAMEISWFETAGKGVIHSYVVVVQPIVGAFVSSVPYVVAIIELDDCKEADGTVTRVAGVLTNAEAEVAIGLPCTVLFEETNDPKIVMPRWRISGEADDTWKFSE
- a CDS encoding CoA transferase; protein product: MPRLSLGETMGNGNPKSGRALDGVRVLDLTWLQVGPQATRLLATFGAQVIRIEWRERKAIDFLRYTPPYAPDHARADGGRVQGVTRGRGSHGNYDRGAYFNNTNPGKYGITLNLNHPKGRDLLRRMVRDANAICENFSPGQMDKWDLGYEELRKINPGIIYLQTTGLGKAGIYKDYVSYGPTAQAFSGLTFLSGLPEQDHPAGWGYSYLDHSPGYFGAILLMAAIRRQRLTGAGCYLDMSQCETGLMLSGTSLLEHQVTGKPTVRYGNRMPFLAWSPHGAYRCSGEDNWIAISVQSDEQWRALTDEMGSPPWALETRFATTAGRREHENDLDHQLTSFTSGCDRYDLMNRLQARGIPAGVVQKASDRFDHDPQLKARAYYLDLPQSEIGTWPVEGFPAKLSRSPAEVGGLTGRAAPKLGEDNAFVYGELVGLSAAEMSALAEDGVI
- a CDS encoding CaiB/BaiF CoA-transferase family protein encodes the protein MSRDYNLRASLGGLRTLEIGDQLGDYAALLLSGLGAEVIKIEPRGGTASRRIGPFADGNPDPEQSLFFWRYNLNKQSVTLEVDHLDAQPALCALAARADLVLLSGEFEVVARRLPLWRKLAQHNPRLIVCTITPFGLDGPWRALKATDLVQMALGGIMAVCGYDPDREGLYDTPPIAPAMWHSYHLGGEYAAIAIMAALNFRELSGEGQFIDVSIHEAVNTCTEVAIPTYVYTGEIVKRQTARHAATVITHARLSESADHVLMLANLSPFERELRALGDLADQVGIQHVLGTPEFKQLEKDDRVAAAIYRNDLLMEVVASLPAEEIFHRAQAQGLAWSPIRRPEDNLGDPHFAARTSFATINHPELGRDLRYPGTVASDGEAPHFCFDRRAPRLGEHTDEVLSRAGLGDAEIAKLRDKNLI
- a CDS encoding IS110 family transposase, producing MNVMHERCAGLDVHKDTVVACRRVMTGAPVVREVRGFPTTTRGLLALADWLREAGCTHVAMEATGVYWKPVWHVLEGEFELVRANAAHIKNVPGRKSDVNDATWIADLLAHGLIRSSLVPPGPIQKLRDLTRTRKQLVREVVQHKQRIQKVLEDANIKLGSVVSDVLGTSGRRMLRAIIAGEQNPDQLAALAGERLAASRETLAEALHGRVTRHHRFLLKQHLDMVEHLEKTVGEFEAQIEAALESFRAVIERLVTIPGVSTTAASVIVAEIGVDMTRFPTVGHLISWAGLCPGLNQSAGKVKSRTLRDGAPWLKTVLVQSAWAASRKQDGYLRSQFLRIKSRRGPKKAIIAVAASILTAAYYVVRDPVPYREVGSLYLLRLDHERAAARLTQRLRNLGFEVEIRKVAA